One window of Colius striatus isolate bColStr4 chromosome 16, bColStr4.1.hap1, whole genome shotgun sequence genomic DNA carries:
- the EIF2S2 gene encoding eukaryotic translation initiation factor 2 subunit 2 isoform X1 translates to MWDSLPFNKAFMKHMIFDPTMSKKKKKKKKPFMLDEEGGDTQAEETQQSETKEVEPEPTEDKDVEADEEDSRKKDATDDLDDLNFFNQKKKKKKPKKIFDIDEAEEGVKDLKIEGDVPEAVEPEDDLDIMLGNKKKKKKNVKFPDEDEIMEKDEAFEDEDSKKDDGISFSLQSGPAWAGSERDYTYDELLNRVFNIMREKNPDMVAGEKRKFVMKPPQVVRVGTKKTSFVNFTDICKLLHRQPKHLLAFLLAELGTSGSIDGNNQLVIKGRFQQKQIENVLRRYIKEYVTCHTCRSPDTILQKDTRLYFLQCETCHSRCSVASIKTGFQAVTGKRAQLRAKAN, encoded by the exons ATGTGGGATTCACTACCTTTCAATAAAGCCTTTATGAAACAT ATGATTTTCGATCCTACTATgagcaagaaaaagaagaagaagaagaagcccTTTATGTTggatgaggaaggaggagatACACAAGCAGAAGAGACTCAGcaatcagaaacaaaagaagttGAACCAGAGCCAACAGAAGACAAAGATGTTGAAGCAGATGAAGAAGATAGCAGGAAGAAAG ATGCAACAGATGACCTGGATGACTTAAACTTCTtcaatcagaagaaaaagaagaaaaaaccaaaaaagataTTTGATATAGATGAAGCAGAAGAAGGTGTCAAG GACTTGAAAATTGAAGGAGACGTGCCAGAGGCAGTAGAACCTGAAGATGACCTTGATATCATGCTGggcaataaaaagaagaaaaagaagaatgtgaAATTTCCAGATGAAGATGAGATAATGGAGAAGGATGAAG CTTTTGAGGATGAAGATAGCAAAAAAGATGATGGAATTTCTTTTAGCCTTCAGTCAGGACCTGCATGGGCAGGCTCAGAGAGGGACTACACGTATGATGAG TTGCTCAACAGAGTTTTCAACATCATgcgggaaaaaaatccagatatggtagctggagagaaaagaaaatttgtCATGAAGCCTCCCCAGGTTGTAAGAGTAGGGACcaagaaaacatcttttgtCAACTTTACAGATATCTGCAAATT ATTACATCGTCAGCCAAAACACCTTCTGGCATTTTTGTTGGCAGAATTGGGTACAAG tGGCTCAATAGATGGTAACAACCAGCTTGTAATCAAAGGAAGATTCCAGCAAAAACAGATAGAAAATGTCTTGAGAAGATATATCA AGGAGTATGTCACCTGTCATACGTGTCGGTCACCAGACACAATCCTACAGAAGGACACCAGGTTATATTTCTTGCAGTGTGAGACCTGCCACTCTCGCTGCTCCGTCGCCAGCATCAAAACTGGTTTCCAGGCTGTCACAGGCAAGAGAGCACAGCTCCGTGCCAAAGCCAACTAG
- the EIF2S2 gene encoding eukaryotic translation initiation factor 2 subunit 2 isoform X2, translating to MSGDEMIFDPTMSKKKKKKKKPFMLDEEGGDTQAEETQQSETKEVEPEPTEDKDVEADEEDSRKKDATDDLDDLNFFNQKKKKKKPKKIFDIDEAEEGVKDLKIEGDVPEAVEPEDDLDIMLGNKKKKKKNVKFPDEDEIMEKDEAFEDEDSKKDDGISFSLQSGPAWAGSERDYTYDELLNRVFNIMREKNPDMVAGEKRKFVMKPPQVVRVGTKKTSFVNFTDICKLLHRQPKHLLAFLLAELGTSGSIDGNNQLVIKGRFQQKQIENVLRRYIKEYVTCHTCRSPDTILQKDTRLYFLQCETCHSRCSVASIKTGFQAVTGKRAQLRAKAN from the exons ATGTCGGGCGACGAG ATGATTTTCGATCCTACTATgagcaagaaaaagaagaagaagaagaagcccTTTATGTTggatgaggaaggaggagatACACAAGCAGAAGAGACTCAGcaatcagaaacaaaagaagttGAACCAGAGCCAACAGAAGACAAAGATGTTGAAGCAGATGAAGAAGATAGCAGGAAGAAAG ATGCAACAGATGACCTGGATGACTTAAACTTCTtcaatcagaagaaaaagaagaaaaaaccaaaaaagataTTTGATATAGATGAAGCAGAAGAAGGTGTCAAG GACTTGAAAATTGAAGGAGACGTGCCAGAGGCAGTAGAACCTGAAGATGACCTTGATATCATGCTGggcaataaaaagaagaaaaagaagaatgtgaAATTTCCAGATGAAGATGAGATAATGGAGAAGGATGAAG CTTTTGAGGATGAAGATAGCAAAAAAGATGATGGAATTTCTTTTAGCCTTCAGTCAGGACCTGCATGGGCAGGCTCAGAGAGGGACTACACGTATGATGAG TTGCTCAACAGAGTTTTCAACATCATgcgggaaaaaaatccagatatggtagctggagagaaaagaaaatttgtCATGAAGCCTCCCCAGGTTGTAAGAGTAGGGACcaagaaaacatcttttgtCAACTTTACAGATATCTGCAAATT ATTACATCGTCAGCCAAAACACCTTCTGGCATTTTTGTTGGCAGAATTGGGTACAAG tGGCTCAATAGATGGTAACAACCAGCTTGTAATCAAAGGAAGATTCCAGCAAAAACAGATAGAAAATGTCTTGAGAAGATATATCA AGGAGTATGTCACCTGTCATACGTGTCGGTCACCAGACACAATCCTACAGAAGGACACCAGGTTATATTTCTTGCAGTGTGAGACCTGCCACTCTCGCTGCTCCGTCGCCAGCATCAAAACTGGTTTCCAGGCTGTCACAGGCAAGAGAGCACAGCTCCGTGCCAAAGCCAACTAG
- the EIF2S2 gene encoding eukaryotic translation initiation factor 2 subunit 2 isoform X3, which produces MIFDPTMSKKKKKKKKPFMLDEEGGDTQAEETQQSETKEVEPEPTEDKDVEADEEDSRKKDATDDLDDLNFFNQKKKKKKPKKIFDIDEAEEGVKDLKIEGDVPEAVEPEDDLDIMLGNKKKKKKNVKFPDEDEIMEKDEAFEDEDSKKDDGISFSLQSGPAWAGSERDYTYDELLNRVFNIMREKNPDMVAGEKRKFVMKPPQVVRVGTKKTSFVNFTDICKLLHRQPKHLLAFLLAELGTSGSIDGNNQLVIKGRFQQKQIENVLRRYIKEYVTCHTCRSPDTILQKDTRLYFLQCETCHSRCSVASIKTGFQAVTGKRAQLRAKAN; this is translated from the exons ATGATTTTCGATCCTACTATgagcaagaaaaagaagaagaagaagaagcccTTTATGTTggatgaggaaggaggagatACACAAGCAGAAGAGACTCAGcaatcagaaacaaaagaagttGAACCAGAGCCAACAGAAGACAAAGATGTTGAAGCAGATGAAGAAGATAGCAGGAAGAAAG ATGCAACAGATGACCTGGATGACTTAAACTTCTtcaatcagaagaaaaagaagaaaaaaccaaaaaagataTTTGATATAGATGAAGCAGAAGAAGGTGTCAAG GACTTGAAAATTGAAGGAGACGTGCCAGAGGCAGTAGAACCTGAAGATGACCTTGATATCATGCTGggcaataaaaagaagaaaaagaagaatgtgaAATTTCCAGATGAAGATGAGATAATGGAGAAGGATGAAG CTTTTGAGGATGAAGATAGCAAAAAAGATGATGGAATTTCTTTTAGCCTTCAGTCAGGACCTGCATGGGCAGGCTCAGAGAGGGACTACACGTATGATGAG TTGCTCAACAGAGTTTTCAACATCATgcgggaaaaaaatccagatatggtagctggagagaaaagaaaatttgtCATGAAGCCTCCCCAGGTTGTAAGAGTAGGGACcaagaaaacatcttttgtCAACTTTACAGATATCTGCAAATT ATTACATCGTCAGCCAAAACACCTTCTGGCATTTTTGTTGGCAGAATTGGGTACAAG tGGCTCAATAGATGGTAACAACCAGCTTGTAATCAAAGGAAGATTCCAGCAAAAACAGATAGAAAATGTCTTGAGAAGATATATCA AGGAGTATGTCACCTGTCATACGTGTCGGTCACCAGACACAATCCTACAGAAGGACACCAGGTTATATTTCTTGCAGTGTGAGACCTGCCACTCTCGCTGCTCCGTCGCCAGCATCAAAACTGGTTTCCAGGCTGTCACAGGCAAGAGAGCACAGCTCCGTGCCAAAGCCAACTAG